The Yamadazyma tenuis chromosome 2, complete sequence sequence AAACAAGTAAGCTCTTGGTTCCAAAAATGCTTCTTTAACCTGATGCCATTTAAAATCTTTGGTACCAAACCCTTGTTCATTATCTCTGATCCTTTCTACTGTCAACAACTTATCCTCTTCACTTAACCACCAGGCTTGTGTCGGAAGATCTGGAACAACCAAAACCATTGCCACTGCCAACACCATAGTGACTACTCCAAGAATCAAAAAAAGAGATCTCCATGAGGTCAAAACCCAGTTGGTAGCATCCTTTTCAATTCCATAAGCTACCACCGACCCGAGAATGTTACCAAAACCAGTTCCAGCGTAGATAAATGCCATCCTCTTGAACTGTTCATCCTTACGGTAGAAGTTGTTACCCATCAAAGACAATCCGGTAAGAAGGGGAGCTTCAAAGATACCGAGAAAAAGACGACATACCATAATGGCTGGGTATGTGAACACTGCAGCATGCATAGCCAATACAAATCCCCAAAGGAAAATATAGGCACATAATGTCTTCACCAATGGGAATTTTTGCAAGGTCCAAGAACCAGGGAAAGCCCAAGCTAAATAAGCAATGTAGAAACCAGTGGTAAGCCAACTGTACATGGTACCTACCATGGGACCAATATCTTTAACACCCATAATAGCCGAATAACCAAGGGTACTACGATCCATAAACTGAACCCCATACATAACTGTCATAAATGGCAAGACAATCATGTCAACTTTTCTAAGAATACGTTTTTCAGCTTCAGGCGTCAATACCATATCCTTGGTAATATCAGCATATTTCATGGCGAAATCGACCTTTTTGAGGTTAACAGCCTCTTGCTCTTCTAAAGAAAAGGCTTCCACAGTAACACCTCCATTTTTTTCATTCGAATCTGATACTCCCATGTTGGTAGAACTAGAGTCAGAAGTTGCAACTACAGAGGAAATAATTTTGTCACTCATAATGGGGAGATGTAGTTTACCAGCCAGAACTATTATAAATATTTATCCATATGGAAAATCTGCTTCTTAAATGTTTCTACTTTGTGCCGGCATCAACCGTTTTTCGCGATCGCCTTCAGGCACTTATCTGACTTCTGCTAATTTAGGCAGGATGCAGATCTGCCATCTTTTGTCGGAGAAAGCGCTTTCGCAGTTCCCGACCTTATCTAGAAACTTTCCTGTTTGGTCAGTCGGAGATTCCGTAGGTATGAGGTATTCGATAAATGGCTTCTAAGGTGATTGAATCATATATAGCTTTTAAAACCTCTTACCTAATAACTCAAGAATTCTACCATGACAGTGGGTAACATTAAAATTGCTATTGATCGTGGTGGAACGTTCACCGACGTGTTGGCCATCATTCCAGGTCAGCCTGATttcatgttcaagttaCTTTCAGTAGATCCAAGCAACTACAAGGATGCTAATATCGAAGGTATCAGAAGGGTTTTAGAACACATCCAGAACAGAAAAATAAGCAAGGGAGAACTATTGGACACTAGTTGCATTTCTTCCATCCGATTGGGAACAACGGTTGCAACCAATGCATTGTTAGAAAGAAAAGGGGAAAGAATGGCATTTCTTGTCACCAAAGGtttcaaggacttgttgaaaattgGTGACCAGACCAGACCAGATTTGTTTGCTTTGAGGATTATCAAGCCTGAGCCATTGTATGAAGAGGTGGTTGAAATCGACGAAAAAGTCACGATTCCAGGAGCTACTGAAGATCCTGAAAGAGTGAACTTTTCATCCAAAGTGGATGGTAAGGAATACATCCTCGGGGCCAGTAGGGATGTATTTAAGGTATTgaaagatcttgatgaaaGTGATTCAAGACTTAAATTGGAACAATTAAGGGCTAAAGGTATCAAGTCAGTTGCCATTTGTTTAGTCCATGGATACAGTTTTCAAGATCACGaaagaaagttgaagcaGATTGCTGAGGAAGTAGGATTCGAACATATTTCTGTTTCACATGAGCTTATACCTATGATCAGTGCCATCCCTAGAGCCCAATCAACTGTTTGTGACGGTTACCTTACACCGGTAGTGAAAGAGTatattcaaaatcttctcGCAGGTTTTGCAAAGGGAACAGAGAACACTACCAGAATTGAATTCATGCAATCTGATGGTGGTTTATGTTCTTGGAAGGGGTTCACTGGGTTAAAGGCTTTACTCTCTGGACCTGCTGGTGGTGTTGTCGGTGAAGCCGAAACATGTTacgatgaagacgaagGAACCCCAATCGTGGGTTTTGATATGGGTGGAACTTCAACAGATGTCTCCAGGTACGCTGGGAACTACGAATTAGTATTCAAGAGCACCACTGCGGGTGTTCAAATTGCTGCTCCTCAATTAGATATCAACACGGTTGCGGCTGGTGGTGGATCCATTTTGACTTATAGACACGGGGTGTTCAAAGTTGGACCTGAATCAGCTGGTGCCCATCCAGGTCCTGCTTGTTATCGAAAAGGTGGCCCATTAACCATCACCGATGCCAACTTGATAACCGGGAGAATCTTGCCCCAGTTTTTCcccaagatctttggtCCTACTGAAGACCAGCCTTTGGACTTTGATATTGTCGAGGAAAAGTTTAAACAGTTGACCAAACAGATCAACCAAGAAAACCCCGATAAACAATTAACTCCTTACGAAGTTGCGTTGGGGTTCTTGAAAGTGGCTAACTTTTCCATGGCCAAACCGATAAGAGTCTTAACTGATTCCAGAGGGTTTGATGTTTCCAGTCATAACCTTGCTTCTTTTGGAGGTGCTGGAGGTCAGCATGCTGTGTCTATTGcccaaatcttgaaaatgaagagaGTAGTCATCCACAGATATTCCTCCGTTTTGTCTGCTTATGGTATTGCTTTGGCCGATGTTGTGcaagagaatcaaaaaCCTTGTCACGAAAAGTACACGGAACAGAGTAGAGACCAGCTTTTGATCGATTGCGAGAACTTAGTTACCACTGTCAAAGCTAAGTTGATAGAACAGTCGATCGAGGAGAATAGCATTGACGTGgagatcttcttcaatatgGGATACGCTGGTTCTGATacatttttgatgatttcgcagccaaaGGATGGCAATTTCTACAAATCATTTACTGAAGTGCATGAACGGGAATTCTCTTTTGTGGACCGGGAAAGAGATGTGATTGTCCATGATATTCGTGTTAGAGCCTCTGGTAGCTTGTCCAAAATTAAGGAAATTTCCCCATACAAGGATTTGGCATCTTTAGAGGCTTCTGGTAGAATCACTGCCATTGAACGGGGGATCGAAGTTGCAACCACTAAAATCCACTTTGATGAAGGTGTTTTAGACACCGAGATATTTCAATTGAGTGATATCCCAGTGGGTTCTCTTGTAGCTGGACCAGCATTGATTTTAGATACAACCCAAACCATCTTGGTAACTCCAGCTTCCAAGGCCACTATTTTGAATCGACACATTCttgtggacttggaagaggGTGGGCATTCCCAATTTTCCACAGACTACGTTGACCCAATTCTTTTGTCAGTTTTTGCCAATAGATTCACCTCAATTGCCGAAGACATGGGGAGAACCTTACAAAAGATCAGCATCAGTGCCAATATCAAAGAAAGACTCGACTTTTCTTGTGcactttttgatgaagaaggtgatttAGTAGCTAACGCTCCTCATGTACCTGTTCACTTGGGATCTATGTCTAATAGTATTAGATATGCTAAAAAGTACTGGGCAGAGAACATTCATCCCGGTGATATCTTAGCTACTAACCACCCTATTGCTGGTGGAACTCATTTGCCAGATATCACGTTGATTTCTCCCGTTTTCATTAATGGTAAGATTGTATTCTTTACAGCTTCTAGGGCCCATCATGCTGAGATTGGTGGTTCAGTTCCAGGTTCATGTGCTGCTGATGCTACTTCTCTTTACGAAGAAGGTGCCCAGTTCGTTGCATGGAAGATTGTTAGTAATGGGAAGTTCGATTATGATGGTGTACAAAAACACTTTATTGACGAACCCGCTCAATACCCAGGCTGCTCTGGGAGTAGAAAAATCGAAGATAACATTTCAGACTTGAAGGCACAAATTGCTTCCAACCAAAGAGGGGTCAACTTGTTGCTTGAGCTCTTCAAAGAGTATGGTACTGAAACGGTTTTATTCTACATGAAGGGTGTTGAAAACACTGCTGAAAATGCCGTAAGAAGTTTCTTGAGGAGAGTTGctattgaaaagaagggCTTGCTTCCGTTGAAGGCAGAAGAGATCTTGGATGATGGTTCTAAGATTACTGTTAGTATCGATATCAAGGAAGATGGTTCTGCAGTCTACGATTTCACTGGAACTAGTGAAGAAGCTTTCAACTGTGGTAACGCTCCAATTGCAATTACTTATGCTTGTATTATTTACTGCTTGCGTTTGATGGTGAACTCGGACATTCCATTGAACGAGGGATGTCTTAAGCCCATCACTCCAATCATTCCAGAAGGAAGTCTTTTGAATCCTTCACCATACGCAGCAGTTTCGGCTGCGAACTCTGCAACTGCCCAAAGATTAACTGATACTATCTTAAAAGCATATGAGATATCTGGAGCTTGTTCTGGTTCGAACAACACCTTGGCCTTTGGTAAAGGTGGAATTGAAGCTGGTGTCATGAAACAAGGATTTGCTATGGTCGAAACCATTGGTGGCGGTATTGGTGCTATTGATGGGTACGACGGATTTTCCGGTGTTCAATGTCATATGACCAATACCAAGATTACTGATCCTGAAGTGTTGGAATTGAGATACCCGGTTGTACTTCACGAGTTTAGTATTAGAGAGAATTCGGGTGGCGATGGTAAGTACAAAGGAGGTGATGGCTTGGAAAGACTTTATGAGTTTACTTCTCCCTTGTCATGCACCATGAGAACCCAAAGAAGGGTGAACGCTCCTTACGGTATGAAAGGTGGAAAAGAAGCTCTTAGAGGTGAAAACAGATTGGGAAGAAGGAGAGACAACAAAGTACAATGGATCTTACTTCCTTCATTTGCTCAGTTTAAAGTTGAAGCAGGTGACTTTGTCAGAATTAGAACACCTGGTGGAGGTGGGTTTGGTGCTCCAGAAGAAGTATCTCTGGTTACGACTTCAAAAGGTCCAACTCCTAAGGTCCATATTCCTCTAGCTGGAGGAACCATTACCCAATTGACTAATCTCAGCAACAGTTCTCAATAGATAATTCAAATATATATCATCATTTATGAATGGTACTAGAACAAGTATCCTTTTAAGTTATAAATTCTTGTTACTGCCGTACCTAGGAGAAAAAGCTCTTTTCTGTTGGACAAATAGTAGTTAAACTGAAACTAGTAGCGCAAATTTGCAACAAACACAGATTAAATCTTACGAAATCTTCATTATGGTGTCTATACATATACTTTTAGTACGTCCTTATTCTATCCACGACCTTCCAGCGGGAAAGTTCTCTACCTTAAGATCTGCTCTCTTGACCACAGAGTTGGAATTTTCAAGACCTTGTCTTTTCTTTTGCGATCTCAAGGCACTATTGAAGTTTCCACCATTACCAATGACAGAATTCAATACCGAGTCAACTGGCATAGGTCTTAACTTTTGGTCATTAGCATCCTGTTTAATTACCAAAGACTGGTTCACCCTTTTCCCTTCGTTGAACAAACCAGTCTTATCAATAATATGAATAGTGTAGCTTAATCCTTCATGGGTGTACTGGTCTACGAAAAGATCCAACCTGTCCCCATCAAATATCTGGATCTTATTCCCCTTACCAATCTTTCCACCATTGAGAAAGCAAGAATTGGTGCTAAAATCAAGAAGCCATATATCTTCAAGACAATGAGCGGGACTTTCATAAATGCTGAGCTCCATCACCGGATGCCTTCTTCTATTTAACAAACAGTGTATTTTCGACATTCTGTCATCGTTGATGTAAGTGTCACAGGTTTCATTTCTGCCTATTGCGTATGGGTTGATACCTTGTCGTATGACAATAGGCTTATCAAGCATCAGGTCTTTAGTAGGTTCTAGCATGATAAATGTATCAAGAGGCAAGTTTGTGAATTTTTTCTGGGGGCCCTCCATGGGTTGTCCACTTACTGCTTGAGTAGTTGATTGTTTGATAAAACCATTGACTTTCGTGAAATCATCGTTATCTCGCTTGACTGGCTGACTTTGTGGTAAAGGAACCACTCTTTTGGGAACCTTgaattcttctttctttaaTGGCCTCATCATCATATCTTGGTCTTGATCATCGATTTGattgttggaggtgattGAAATGCCGTTGTCAATCTTTCGTAGTTGCTGAGATTGTGATTGTGATAAACTGAGTCTTTGGGACTGCGAGCCTCCATTGGCGGGAAACTCAAGGTCATCTCCCATGCCATCATCAATAGACTTAATCCATTCGTGGTTCAATGCTTGTTCAGTGGTGAATCTATCTTCTGGTTTTACAATAAGGcagtttttgatgaagtcaAGTCCGAGCTCACTAACTTTGTACATGTTCAAAGGACTAGTATGGTACTGTCCAGATTTGATTTTAGAAAACATTTGGTTTTGTGTTTTGCCATTAAATGGTAAGTGAGATGTTAACAAAACATAAACCAAACAGCCCAATGACCATATGTCCACCGAATTGTCGTACAATGTATTTGGGGATTGTGATTGGGTCTGTGTCTGCGTGGGTTGTGAGGCTCCATATTTCCCCGTGATTATCTCGGGTGCAACATAGGCTAAAGTACCACAAAATGTTTTCATGAAGGTTGAATTATCACTGATCTTGGCCAAACCAAAATCACTGATTTTCACCACAATTGGATCATCACTCATGATGAGGATGTTGTCAGGTTTCAAGTCCCGGTGACTTATTCCTTTACTATGCACATAATGAATCCCTTTCAATATTTGCTTGGTTATAACTCTGGTGGCCTCTTCACCGATAGCCCCATTTGCTGCCACAAAATCCATGAGGTCTCCACCGGGAACAAACTCCATCACAAGATAGTAGTTATCCAAATCCTCATAAAAGGACTTAAGTTTGACGATATTGGGATGATTCAACTTGCGTAAAATGCTCAACTCTCTCTCTACTTCAACCATACCTCCGCCTGTATTCAAAGCCTTCCGCTTGTTGATAATCTTGACAGCATACGCATCGCCGGTAGCCCTCTCTATAACTTTTTTTACGGTAGCAAACGCTCCCTGACCGATGGTTTCATTATGAACAATAAAATCCTTATATATGCCTTCGTCTTTGATGGTTGAATTGTGGTTACTGGGATTGAACAAGTCAGAGAATAACACCACgaacttcaattcatcTTTTCTGACACCATTCCCCACTGATACCTCATCACCTTGGTTGAGCATATAATTAGACCCCTTCACTAGTCGattattgttcaaataAGTACCATTTGTAGACGTGTCTTGAACCCACAACGTCTTACCGTCGATGTTGAaccagaacttgaagtgTTTGTTCAGATATCGCGTGCTGTTATTTAGTATAAAATCGTTTTCCtggtttcttccaaagctccaactcttcttgCCGCCGCTTATATTAAAGTCAAAAAAAGTGTATTGCCCAGTGGTACAGATTAGACGGCACAAATGATTAGGATCCGTCGAGGGAGCCTGAGTGCTAGGTGACTGCTGTGTAGGCTGGGTGGCCTGGGTCGGCTCCATCGTTTGTGAGGGTTGAGTTCTCATGCAGTTACAGCCTTTGACTAAGCTTTAGAGGAATCGATTTTCTCTGAACGCGTCTTACAATGTGCGACTCAACTTTTTTTTGGATACGTTTACTTGTACAGATATTCTATATGACATAAAGAGCTTCATACGTTTCTTAATGAATGGGAAATGGAAGCCACAGGGATCAAGTCTTCGGATGGATCTTTGTCGTAGTCTAATTGAtttaattcttcttctttatcattgtagtggtggaagatAAGCCAAAACAAACATCCAGCAATAAAACAGGCAACGGCTAACCCAGTATAAGACCACACAAATTTAGGGTTTTTAGATGTTGGTGACAAGGCAATTCCAATGGCAGAACCAAAGGCAttggtcaacaagtataAGGAAGTGATAAACGATTTCATTGATACTGGGGCTTTAGTATAAGCATATTCCAATCCAGTGATGTTAGCAAAGATTTCAGATAATCCAATTAATACATAAGCTGGAGTTTGGAGAGCAATATGAATGTGGTTTGGAGTGTTAGCATACTTGGAATTACAGGCCTTTGGCATGTCATAACATGGACCGGCTTTGTAAACGTAGTATTGTAAGACGGCTGCGTATACCATGGCACCAGTTGCCCACATgaatccaaagaagattctGGTGATCGATTTGAAAGGAGTGAACTTTCTGATTAATGGGTAGAACACTCTGTCACAAAGTGGCACAAACACAATAATAGCAAGGGAGTTGATGACACTCAAAATATCGTTTGGTAAACCATGCAATTCCATCATACCAGCTTGGGACACAAAATTGTTGGTCATTTGGCCGTAAACAAGCCAGTAAATTGGATAGAAACAAAACAATTTGCAAGCAAAGAAAGCTCTTCTGACTTCGTCCACAAAGTGGTCACTCCAAGGGTAGTTGGCTTCTGGTTTCACAGAAGGTTTAACAGTTTCAAAGTTGAGCCTGTTCTTCAAGGCAATGAAGAGAATCCTGAAACATTTGGCGATGATTTTGTCACCTACAGGAACTTTCACATATTGGTTTCTTCCGAGTACCAAGGCGATGACGgcaagaaagaagaagcagaatGGTAACAAATAAGCAGCCCAAAATCCCACATGTTTTTCCAATTGCGTAGTAGCCACAACCGACAAGGAGCCGATGTTGATCATGAAATAAAAAATCATAAACACATTTTGAATGGTTAAAGCTGGGTCAACTACCACTCTTTCTCCCGACTCCATAATCTTGATGTAAGGTTTCTCTTTTGGAACTTGATCAGCAATCAAAGGAGAGACATTAGACTTGACACCACCGGTTGCAATGCCGATGATGATAATTGCAGTGACAAATCCACCCAATGAGGTATTTTTATCAGCCACAGAAGGTATGGAGGTGATGAATAAGATGAAAATACCCACAATGTAGATACCACAAAACACACTAATAGATTTGAACTTTCCCAAGTAGGTGTCGGCAATCCAAGCCCCAAAAATTGGTGTAACGTAACACCAAAACTGGAAAAAGTATGATAAAGCAGTGGCAGAAGAGTTACCTAAGCTCAATACACCAGCCGGAGAATCAGAAGGAGTGTTTTGCATATAGTTTTGGAATGGTGTAGACAATCCATAATAACTGAATCTCTCAGCCAATTCCACTATTGCTACTAACCAGCACCTTATGGGGATTGAGCCAGATATATGTCTTAAAgtcttcaactcttcagtGGTAGCCTCAACCTTTTCCTCAGTTGACAGTGACTGTGAATCTTCATCAGCCAAAGCCTTCAAGGAACCTGATGAAGCATatttcttttcttctttaagAGCCGTTTCGTTGACTCTGGGTTCGACAATTTTAGATTCGGACACAGCAGACATTTGAACGAGGAACAAAAATTAAAATTGGTCAAGCTCTGGGGATTATAAATAATTGTGAATTCCGGCACAAGAGCTTGAATATGTCTAATCTGTATCCAATGTGGCAGACTGGGAACCGGAAAAAAGAAAGTACAGTGGCACCTTACTGAAGAAAAACCGCTCTAACGTGAGCTTCCACGTTCCGGGCACATACCGTGACTAAGTAATTGCCGTAATAAAAGGTTGCAATTTCTTACATGTCATGCAATATCTCCGTTTAGGGTTCTATGGGTTTACACGGTATGTCCACAAATAAGCTTTGTCTTCCCCGTCTTTTCGAGGGGTTTTATTATACTCTTGCTTGGTTACGGGTGTGCCATCCAAGTCGCGGCATGAATAACAGCTTCCTCCAAAAAAATGTATGCTCTAAAATGCTTGTAAGTAGTATTAGGTGTGCGCAATTTCTAGCCTGTATAAACGCATAGCGTGCATGCGATGCGATGAGACGGCTGCTTCAACAAGCGCATCAAGGAAACCAATGACGAGTGGGAGGCATCTTCCCACCACAAAATATAGCATCCTACCCTACCACAACTGCCACCTAGCTGACAGGAAATCACAAATTGCCATCAGGATCTTCGGATCTCCGGTCGAGTTGTGGTCGGGCTGAATTAAGGGGTATACTTTGTAGCACAATATGCTATACCGGTACATTGCACACGGCGAAAATGGACCGCCATAGTGCCGTAGGAATGTATGGCATAACTTGAATAGCGTTAGCGTTTTCGCCAATGCCAAAACTCAAACCTAGCAGGTAGGGAAATTCTTAACCTTCTAATTCACTCTGGGCTTTGTTGTTGATCCACTACTAACCAATACCCAGGAATATTATTACGGTGGTGTTAGAAACTTGGCGTGTTTGCCATTAAACTTAGTATGTTTCAAGGCACTCCACAAATTAGGCTTTCGGGCTCATAAGTTCTCAAACCGGGTATGTAATATACAACCAGTGGCATGTTGCGATTGTGGGTAAGTGTTACCCTTGGGCTTGTGATCCCACGATGTAACTGAAAGAATctgaatctttgaaaatttgGAAATTGTGTCAATTGTGTCGGATGCAGCTCCATTTATATTCGCCATATTTTTGGTGCCGCAATTGATGCTTATCAGAATCGGGGCAAAATTTCACGATTACCGGATAAGAGTCAATGCATGCCACTGAAGCTGGGTAAGGCGGGACCACACTTGGGGCTTTCTGAATAGGGACATCGTAATTTTGTGCATGTTGGTTTACGTTTTACTCTGATTTTCGGTGAATGTAGAGACAACCGTTTGAATGTCTTTTTCGGTGGGTGTTTGAATGCCTTTTTCGGTGGGTTTTTGAATATCTTTTTctgtgggtgtatgggtcagaaaTGCTGCTACATTTGTGTGCATGGGTTCAACCTGAACTTGTGTGTTTTCCATTTTGATATGTGTTCCCTCTTCTTGATGCCTGCGATGGACGGCTGCAATGTATTATGCTTCGTCACATGACCTGTGAACACCTCAAGACACAAACGCAGCAGCTTTTTAAGAGTACTCCGACCTCCATATAAAGCATAGTATGTGTTTTCTAGATCTTTGAACTTCTCTCTACATATCTTAATATATAAGTTGTCTACTGAATAGGCCAGTAGCCAGGAAACAAAAAGTgcatcttctccaaaagtTCCTTCTTCACGGCCTTAGGGTTTGTGCTAACAGAAAACTTCATTGATCCCTTCAAGTCTTCGCCAATTTCCAGTTTACCAGTTTCAAACTCCTTGGAAATCACTTCAATCAATTTCTCAGCCATTTTACAGGCATTGGCACTATTAGCCTTCAAGTTTCCAACCACAGTTTCTACAGTAACAGGATCTTCATCAACGTTCCAAGAATCATAGTCAGTAGACATGCAAACCATTTGGTACGCTATTTCAGCTTCCCTGGCCAATTTGGCTTCCGGTAAACATGACATATTGATGACCGAGCCTCCAAAAGATCTGTACATTTGAGACTCGGCTCTTGTACTAAACTGAGGACCTTCCATACAAATCAACGTCAAGTCTTCCTTGTCCTTGGTGTGGAATGTTGGTTCTAAGTTTTCCTTGTCAAAGCCTTCCAAGAAACCTTGAGCAGGAATAGCT is a genomic window containing:
- a CDS encoding uncharacterized protein (EggNog:ENOG503NU3S; COG:G), translating into MSDKIISSVVATSDSSSTNMGVSDSNEKNGGVTVEAFSLEEQEAVNLKKVDFAMKYADITKDMVLTPEAEKRILRKVDMIVLPFMTVMYGVQFMDRSTLGYSAIMGVKDIGPMVGTMYSWLTTGFYIAYLAWAFPGSWTLQKFPLVKTLCAYIFLWGFVLAMHAAVFTYPAIMVCRLFLGIFEAPLLTGLSLMGNNFYRKDEQFKRMAFIYAGTGFGNILGSVVAYGIEKDATNWVLTSWRSLFLILGVVTMVLAVAMVLVVPDLPTQAWWLSEEDKLLTVERIRDNEQGFGTKDFKWHQVKEAFLEPRAYLFAMLAICIELPNSGITAYGSILLNTEFEFDTEKALLMKAPTGVVQLFGLSLIGILNSKRLIKHPTIVALIGLCFALMGGCMLCFSKNKYAALAGFYLIGFSPISMVTALTGLSADIAGRTKKVVCNGIYLVGFCFSSAVGPQTFLASEAPNYPTAKYCLVGFYIGAMFTIAILGYYNYSVNKKRDSERDALGDAYKKVENSAFIDMTDRENKDFRYTW
- a CDS encoding 5-oxoprolinase (EggNog:ENOG503NU0K; COG:E), which gives rise to MTVGNIKIAIDRGGTFTDVLAIIPGQPDFMFKLLSVDPSNYKDANIEGIRRVLEHIQNRKISKGELLDTSCISSIRLGTTVATNALLERKGERMAFLVTKGFKDLLKIGDQTRPDLFALRIIKPEPLYEEVVEIDEKVTIPGATEDPERVNFSSKVDGKEYILGASRDVFKVLKDLDESDSRLKLEQLRAKGIKSVAICLVHGYSFQDHERKLKQIAEEVGFEHISVSHELIPMISAIPRAQSTVCDGYLTPVVKEYIQNLLAGFAKGTENTTRIEFMQSDGGLCSWKGFTGLKALLSGPAGGVVGEAETCYDEDEGTPIVGFDMGGTSTDVSRYAGNYELVFKSTTAGVQIAAPQLDINTVAAGGGSILTYRHGVFKVGPESAGAHPGPACYRKGGPLTITDANLITGRILPQFFPKIFGPTEDQPLDFDIVEEKFKQLTKQINQENPDKQLTPYEVALGFLKVANFSMAKPIRVLTDSRGFDVSSHNLASFGGAGGQHAVSIAQILKMKRVVIHRYSSVLSAYGIALADVVQENQKPCHEKYTEQSRDQLLIDCENLVTTVKAKLIEQSIEENSIDVEIFFNMGYAGSDTFLMISQPKDGNFYKSFTEVHEREFSFVDRERDVIVHDIRVRASGSLSKIKEISPYKDLASLEASGRITAIERGIEVATTKIHFDEGVLDTEIFQLSDIPVGSLVAGPALILDTTQTILVTPASKATILNRHILVDLEEGGHSQFSTDYVDPILLSVFANRFTSIAEDMGRTLQKISISANIKERLDFSCALFDEEGDLVANAPHVPVHLGSMSNSIRYAKKYWAENIHPGDILATNHPIAGGTHLPDITLISPVFINGKIVFFTASRAHHAEIGGSVPGSCAADATSLYEEGAQFVAWKIVSNGKFDYDGVQKHFIDEPAQYPGCSGSRKIEDNISDLKAQIASNQRGVNLLLELFKEYGTETVLFYMKGVENTAENAVRSFLRRVAIEKKGLLPLKAEEILDDGSKITVSIDIKEDGSAVYDFTGTSEEAFNCGNAPIAITYACIIYCLRLMVNSDIPLNEGCLKPITPIIPEGSLLNPSPYAAVSAANSATAQRLTDTILKAYEISGACSGSNNTLAFGKGGIEAGVMKQGFAMVETIGGGIGAIDGYDGFSGVQCHMTNTKITDPEVLELRYPVVLHEFSIRENSGGDGKYKGGDGLERLYEFTSPLSCTMRTQRRVNAPYGMKGGKEALRGENRLGRRRDNKVQWILLPSFAQFKVEAGDFVRIRTPGGGGFGAPEEVSSVTTSKGPTPKVHIPLAGGTITQLTNLSNSSQ
- the RAD53 gene encoding Protein kinase protein rad53 (EggNog:ENOG503NVJ5; COG:D) — protein: MEPTQATQPTQQSPSTQAPSTDPNHLCRLICTTGQYTFFDFNISGGKKSWSFGRNQENDFILNNSTRYSNKHFKFWFNIDGKTLWVQDTSTNGTYLNNNRLVKGSNYMLNQGDEVSVGNGVRKDELKFVVLFSDLFNPSNHNSTIKDEGIYKDFIVHNETIGQGAFATVKKVIERATGDAYAVKIINKRKALNTGGGMVEVERELSILRKLNHPNIVKLKSFYEDLDNYYLVMEFVPGGDLMDFVAANGAIGEEATRVITKQILKGIHYVHSKGISHRDLKPDNILIMSDDPIVVKISDFGLAKISDNSTFMKTFCGTLAYVAPEIITGKYGASQPTQTQTQSQSPNTLYDNSVDIWSLGCLVYVLLTSHLPFNGKTQNQMFSKIKSGQYHTSPLNMYKVSELGLDFIKNCLIVKPEDRFTTEQALNHEWIKSIDDGMGDDLEFPANGGSQSQRLSLSQSQSQQLRKIDNGISITSNNQIDDQDQDMMMRPLKKEEFKVPKRVVPLPQSQPVKRDNDDFTKVNGFIKQSTTQAVSGQPMEGPQKKFTNLPLDTFIMLEPTKDSMLDKPIVIRQGINPYAIGRNETCDTYINDDRMSKIHCLLNRRRHPVMELSIYESPAHCLEDIWLLDFSTNSCFLNGGKIGKGNKIQIFDGDRLDLFVDQYTHEGLSYTIHIIDKTGLFNEGKRVNQSLVIKQDANDQKLRPMPVDSVLNSVIGNGGNFNSALRSQKKRQGLENSNSVVKRADLKVENFPAGRSWIE
- the PTR2_1 gene encoding peptide transporter ptr2 (EggNog:ENOG503NVVT; COG:P), whose product is MSAVSESKIVEPRVNETALKEEKKYASSGSLKALADEDSQSSSTEEKVEATTEELKTLRHISGSIPIRCWLVAIVELAERFSYYGLSTPFQNYMQNTPSDSPAGVLSLGNSSATALSYFFQFWCYVTPIFGAWIADTYLGKFKSISVFCGIYIVGIFILFITSIPSVADKNTSLGGFVTAIIIIGIATGGVKSNVSPLIADQVPKEKPYIKIMESGERVVVDPALTIQNVFMIFYFMINIGSLSVVATTQLEKHVGFWAAYLLPFCFFFLAVIALVLGRNQYVKVPVGDKIIAKCFRILFIALKNRLNFETVKPSVKPEANYPWSDHFVDEVRRAFFACKLFCFYPIYWLVYGQMTNNFVSQAGMMELHGLPNDILSVINSLAIIVFVPLCDRVFYPLIRKFTPFKSITRIFFGFMWATGAMVYAAVLQYYVYKAGPCYDMPKACNSKYANTPNHIHIALQTPAYVLIGLSEIFANITGLEYAYTKAPVSMKSFITSLYLLTNAFGSAIGIALSPTSKNPKFVWSYTGLAVACFIAGCLFWLIFHHYNDKEEELNQLDYDKDPSEDLIPVASISHSLRNV
- the MEU1 gene encoding S-methyl-5-thioadenosine phosphorylase (BUSCO:EOG09263KB4; COG:F; EggNog:ENOG503NV1I); translation: MVKKVFPKLMSELSQLPHSYSKPVELAIIGGTGLYDLPNLKPVARLTVSTPWGFPSSPITISEMADGFPVAFLARHGQHHDLLPTDVPSRANMAALKSLGVKAIVAFSAVGSLRQEIKPRDFVLPTQVIDRTKGIRPSTFFEKGFVAHAMFGEPFDLKLYKLIKEAIPAQGFLEGFDKENLEPTFHTKDKEDLTLICMEGPQFSTRAESQMYRSFGGSVINMSCLPEAKLAREAEIAYQMVCMSTDYDSWNVDEDPVTVETVVGNLKANSANACKMAEKLIEVISKEFETGKSEIGEDLKGSMKFSVSTNPKAVKKELLEKMHFLFPGYWPIQ